One Dictyoglomus turgidum DSM 6724 DNA window includes the following coding sequences:
- a CDS encoding 50S ribosomal protein L25/general stress protein Ctc, with protein MEITEIKVKKRDKIGKQFAKKYRRSNLIPGVVYGAHLKENIHILVEKKDLWSLIKKGHAKEQHLLRLIIENGENTITENAILQDLQIDPIKDEFLHVDFHAITLEELVDVYVPILLVGEAKGIKQGGILQHGVEEILIRALPLDVPPHIEVDITDLEIGESITVGDLKFPENIKVLTPLDEVVVGIIPPKGYTEEVTTGEAQTESQT; from the coding sequence ATGGAAATAACCGAGATAAAAGTAAAGAAAAGAGATAAAATAGGTAAACAGTTTGCTAAAAAATATAGAAGGTCTAATTTAATACCTGGAGTCGTTTATGGGGCTCACTTAAAAGAAAATATTCACATATTAGTAGAAAAAAAAGATTTATGGAGCTTAATAAAGAAAGGGCATGCTAAGGAACAACACCTTCTAAGGCTTATAATAGAGAATGGAGAAAATACCATAACTGAAAATGCTATTTTGCAAGATTTACAAATAGATCCTATAAAAGATGAATTTCTTCACGTAGATTTTCATGCTATAACCCTGGAAGAACTGGTCGATGTTTATGTCCCTATATTACTTGTAGGAGAAGCTAAAGGTATAAAGCAGGGTGGTATATTGCAACATGGAGTTGAGGAGATCTTGATAAGAGCTCTCCCCTTGGATGTGCCTCCTCATATAGAGGTAGATATAACGGATCTTGAAATAGGCGAATCCATAACTGTTGGAGATCTTAAGTTTCCTGAAAATATTAAAGTTTTGACTCCTTTAGATGAAGTGGTTGTAGGCATAATTCCTCCTAAGGGATATACTGAGGAGGTTACTACTGGGGAAGCACAAACAGAGTCTCAAACTTAA
- the holB gene encoding DNA polymerase III subunit delta', whose translation MAFKEIVGQRQAVEILRKAIHENRLSQTYLFVGPEGVGKKLTAISLVQALNCKIEPFEGCGKCDICEAIKNLSYPDLFYIEPEGQWYKIQQVRELRKEAYVKPYIGDLKVFILDEAHQLRNEGANALLKILEEPPEHTLFILIAYRPELLLPTIISRSQIINFTYLTYEEVWRIIEDKVPEDRLEVLVNLSQGSVGKAFFWNDENNWTKRVELFKYLTLLKKDKLYSPFDLVDFLAEEKDNEKIISLLELVLFWWRDLFFWKLTGDEKYITQKDFSVEIARKSQEYSISELKTFFRLTQDAIRGIRNNANLLLTLETLFLRVGLGS comes from the coding sequence ATGGCATTTAAGGAAATAGTTGGTCAAAGACAAGCAGTAGAAATATTGAGAAAAGCTATTCATGAAAATAGGTTATCTCAAACTTATCTTTTTGTAGGACCCGAAGGCGTTGGTAAAAAACTAACTGCAATTTCTCTTGTTCAAGCCTTAAATTGTAAGATAGAACCCTTTGAGGGATGTGGTAAATGTGATATTTGTGAGGCTATTAAAAACCTTTCTTATCCTGACCTATTCTATATTGAGCCCGAGGGACAATGGTATAAAATACAACAAGTAAGAGAATTGAGAAAAGAAGCATATGTAAAGCCATACATAGGTGATTTGAAAGTGTTTATATTAGATGAAGCACATCAATTAAGAAATGAGGGGGCTAATGCTCTTTTGAAGATATTAGAGGAACCTCCAGAGCATACATTGTTTATTCTGATAGCTTACAGACCTGAATTATTACTACCTACAATTATTTCAAGAAGTCAAATCATAAACTTTACGTATTTGACTTATGAAGAAGTATGGCGGATAATAGAAGATAAAGTTCCTGAAGATAGGCTTGAAGTTCTTGTAAATTTATCCCAAGGAAGTGTAGGAAAGGCTTTTTTTTGGAATGATGAAAATAATTGGACAAAAAGGGTAGAACTATTTAAATATCTTACCCTTCTTAAGAAAGACAAATTATATTCTCCTTTTGACCTTGTTGATTTTTTAGCAGAAGAAAAGGATAATGAGAAGATCATAAGCTTACTTGAGCTTGTTCTTTTTTGGTGGAGAGATCTCTTTTTCTGGAAGCTTACAGGAGATGAAAAATATATCACTCAAAAAGATTTTTCTGTAGAGATAGCAAGAAAATCTCAGGAATATTCAATTTCAGAGTTAAAAACCTTTTTTAGATTAACTCAGGATGCTATAAGAGGTATTAGAAATAATGCTAATTTATTGTTGACTTTAGAGACTTTATTTTTGAGAGTAGGTTTGGGCTCGTGA
- a CDS encoding ribose-phosphate diphosphokinase, giving the protein MGQRCLALYSGTSNRELAEEVAKYLGIELGEIEIRRFSDGEIYARIAKSVRGAEVYVIQSLGSKVNEYFMELLIIIDALKRASADEVTAVIPYYAYARQDRKTKSREPISAKLIANLLTVAGASRVVTMDLHAGQIQGFFDIPVDNLSALPLFTRYFQDKNLKNPVVVSPDIGGVTRARALADRLHTPLAIIYKRRPAPEVAEVEEIIGEVEGRDVIICDDIVTTGNTLFSAAKLLKLKGARDIYAAVTHGILTNDAHKKLQESEIKELVVTNTIPIPLEKRVPKLTIISIGNLLGEAIKRISNKDSLSSLFD; this is encoded by the coding sequence ATGGGACAGAGATGTTTAGCTCTTTATAGTGGTACTTCAAACAGGGAGCTTGCCGAAGAAGTTGCGAAATACTTAGGGATTGAATTAGGAGAGATTGAGATTAGAAGATTTTCAGACGGTGAGATTTATGCAAGAATTGCAAAGAGTGTGAGGGGAGCAGAGGTTTATGTTATTCAATCTTTGGGAAGTAAAGTTAATGAGTATTTTATGGAACTTCTTATAATCATTGATGCTTTAAAGAGAGCTTCTGCTGATGAGGTTACCGCAGTTATTCCTTATTATGCTTATGCAAGGCAAGATAGAAAGACTAAATCAAGAGAGCCCATATCTGCGAAGCTTATAGCTAATCTTTTAACAGTTGCAGGAGCTTCTCGTGTTGTTACTATGGATCTTCATGCTGGACAAATTCAGGGATTTTTTGATATTCCTGTAGACAATTTGTCAGCTTTACCTCTTTTTACAAGATATTTTCAAGATAAAAATCTTAAAAATCCGGTAGTGGTCTCTCCGGATATAGGGGGAGTAACAAGGGCAAGAGCTCTTGCTGATAGGTTACATACACCCTTAGCTATAATATATAAAAGAAGACCAGCACCTGAAGTTGCGGAAGTGGAAGAAATTATTGGAGAGGTAGAGGGGAGAGATGTTATAATATGTGATGATATTGTTACTACTGGGAACACATTGTTTTCAGCTGCTAAACTTCTCAAATTAAAAGGGGCGAGGGATATTTATGCAGCGGTGACTCATGGTATATTAACTAATGATGCCCATAAAAAATTGCAAGAATCTGAAATAAAGGAATTGGTAGTAACTAATACAATACCTATACCGTTAGAAAAGAGGGTACCAAAGTTAACTATTATTTCTATAGGAAATCTACTTGGAGAAGCCATAAAGAGAATTTCTAACAAAGACTCTCTAAGTTCATTATTTGATTAA
- a CDS encoding cyclic-di-AMP receptor, translating to MKLVFAIIQEEDWKKVREIFIEHNFSLTFFKSKGGFLEEGSVTLMTVVDDDRFEEVLTILRENCKEREKMIIPPLPSVELLRTVPMPVKIKVGGAVVFAVDVSYFEKI from the coding sequence ATGAAGTTAGTTTTTGCCATTATTCAGGAGGAGGATTGGAAAAAGGTAAGGGAGATTTTTATAGAACATAATTTTTCTCTTACCTTTTTCAAGAGTAAAGGAGGTTTTTTAGAGGAAGGGTCTGTAACACTGATGACAGTGGTAGATGATGATAGGTTTGAAGAAGTTTTGACTATTTTAAGAGAAAATTGTAAAGAAAGAGAAAAGATGATTATTCCTCCTCTTCCCTCCGTAGAGTTACTAAGAACTGTGCCTATGCCTGTTAAAATAAAAGTAGGCGGAGCGGTAGTTTTTGCTGTAGATGTAAGCTATTTTGAAAAGATATAG
- a CDS encoding R3H domain-containing nucleic acid-binding protein — protein sequence MNKLLQQIVDDLDKFLAIFPNDIKNRLEQDPDIKDLIEVVLDLGREIEARFYKKTVIFEGRFTTEEDLNYIIARVGEFSGDKRAGIERTLHRISAIENRHGRIIGLTCRVGRAVLGTVDIIRDVIETGKNILLLGKPGVGKTTLLRETARVLADELGKRVIIIDTSNEIGGDGDIPHPAIGRARRMQVPNPSKQHDVMIEAVENHMPEVIVIDEIGTELEAKAARTIAERGVQLIGTAHGITLQNLLLNPTLSDLVGGIQVVTLSDEEAKRRGTQKTVLERKAPPTFQVVIEIQERDRLAIHHDVAKTVDALLRGYIIKPEIRVRTPEGEVKKVEAPTIEPVEEEEEVSVFGKPEKIEKRTEPLRIFPYGISRNRLEKAIRNLGVPAFVVKNLSEANCLLILKAHQKRAKDLLKEAEKKGIKIAVLRSNTVTQIERFLSEEFGIAISSKSDAEEEALREAQEGIEYVLTHDEPYELSPQPAYIRRLQHQLIQQYGLHSESVGVEPFRKVRIYPSH from the coding sequence ATGAATAAATTGTTACAACAGATAGTGGATGACTTAGATAAATTTTTGGCCATATTTCCTAATGATATAAAAAATAGATTAGAGCAAGATCCTGATATAAAGGATCTTATAGAAGTAGTGCTTGACCTTGGAAGAGAAATTGAGGCAAGATTTTACAAAAAGACTGTTATTTTCGAAGGAAGATTTACCACTGAGGAAGATCTAAATTATATTATCGCAAGAGTAGGGGAATTTAGTGGGGATAAGAGGGCAGGTATAGAAAGGACTCTTCATAGGATTTCTGCTATAGAGAATAGACATGGGAGGATAATTGGGCTAACCTGTAGAGTGGGAAGAGCTGTATTAGGAACGGTAGATATAATAAGAGATGTTATTGAAACAGGCAAAAATATACTTCTTCTAGGTAAGCCTGGTGTAGGTAAGACTACTCTTTTAAGAGAGACTGCAAGGGTTCTTGCTGATGAGCTTGGTAAAAGGGTTATTATTATTGATACTTCTAATGAGATTGGTGGAGATGGTGATATTCCCCATCCTGCCATAGGCAGAGCAAGGAGAATGCAAGTTCCAAATCCATCAAAACAGCACGATGTTATGATTGAAGCGGTAGAAAATCATATGCCTGAGGTTATTGTAATTGATGAGATTGGAACAGAACTTGAAGCGAAAGCTGCAAGAACTATTGCAGAAAGAGGTGTGCAGTTGATTGGGACAGCCCATGGTATAACTTTGCAAAATTTACTTCTCAACCCAACTCTTTCTGATCTTGTAGGGGGAATTCAGGTAGTTACTTTAAGTGATGAAGAAGCAAAAAGAAGAGGTACCCAAAAAACTGTCTTAGAGAGAAAGGCTCCTCCTACTTTTCAAGTGGTAATAGAGATTCAAGAGAGAGATAGGCTTGCTATTCATCATGATGTGGCAAAAACCGTTGATGCATTACTTAGAGGATATATTATAAAACCAGAGATAAGAGTAAGAACCCCTGAGGGAGAAGTTAAAAAGGTTGAAGCTCCTACTATTGAACCTGTGGAAGAAGAGGAAGAAGTATCGGTTTTTGGAAAGCCTGAGAAAATAGAGAAAAGAACAGAACCTTTAAGGATATTTCCTTATGGTATAAGCAGAAATAGATTGGAGAAAGCAATACGCAATTTAGGTGTTCCTGCTTTTGTAGTTAAAAATCTTTCTGAAGCTAATTGTCTTTTGATTCTAAAAGCACATCAAAAGAGAGCAAAGGATCTTTTGAAGGAGGCGGAGAAAAAGGGTATTAAAATTGCTGTATTAAGAAGCAATACTGTAACCCAGATAGAAAGATTTTTAAGCGAGGAATTTGGAATAGCTATAAGCAGTAAGAGTGATGCTGAGGAAGAAGCATTAAGAGAGGCTCAAGAGGGTATAGAATATGTATTAACTCATGATGAGCCTTACGAATTATCACCTCAACCTGCTTATATAAGAAGATTACAACATCAACTTATTCAACAGTATGGTTTACACTCCGAAAGTGTTGGAGTAGAACCTTTTCGCAAGGTAAGAATATATCCTTCTCATTAA
- the tmk gene encoding dTMP kinase, which produces MKNNLFITFEGIDGSGKTTQALLLKEHFESKGYKVHLTREPGGTDVGNKIREILLNPAFSINYWTEAFLYLASRVENTINIIKKLKENYVVICERYADSTLAYQGYGRNLPLELLVEMNQIATFGLKPNLTILIDLDPELALRRKKSFDRIERENIEFYYKVRKGYLEIAKKEKERFIIIPGDLSKGEIFKRIVEEIERKNLGEVQK; this is translated from the coding sequence ATGAAAAATAATCTTTTTATAACCTTTGAAGGAATAGATGGCTCTGGAAAGACTACGCAAGCTTTACTTTTAAAGGAGCATTTTGAAAGTAAGGGTTATAAAGTTCATCTTACGAGAGAGCCTGGAGGAACAGATGTGGGAAATAAAATAAGAGAAATACTTTTAAACCCTGCTTTTTCAATAAATTACTGGACAGAAGCCTTTTTGTATTTAGCATCCAGAGTAGAAAATACTATTAATATTATTAAAAAACTTAAGGAAAATTATGTAGTAATCTGTGAAAGGTATGCTGATTCAACCCTTGCTTATCAAGGATACGGAAGAAATTTACCTTTGGAACTTCTTGTAGAGATGAATCAGATAGCTACTTTTGGATTAAAGCCAAATCTTACTATTTTGATTGATTTAGATCCTGAATTGGCTTTGAGAAGAAAAAAAAGTTTTGATAGAATTGAAAGAGAAAACATAGAATTTTATTATAAAGTAAGAAAAGGGTACTTGGAGATTGCTAAAAAGGAAAAAGAAAGGTTCATAATAATACCTGGAGATTTGTCAAAAGGAGAGATTTTTAAAAGAATTGTTGAAGAAATAGAGAGAAAAAACCTTGGAGAGGTGCAGAAATGA
- a CDS encoding DegV family protein: protein MIKIVTDSTAALPKEYVEKYDVTVVPLKVAFGDEVYRDGVDITPEIFFKKVKESTVFPKTSQPSVEEFYQAYQNIFEKHPDTEAIISIHISAKLSGTVGSANAAREIHPQKDKIFVVDSKLTELALGVVVIELAKAIEKGAKVDDLINLAEKLYLNSNIKFTVDTLEYLYRGGRIGAAQAWMGSILQIKPILELREGAIEPVERVRTKQKLRARIIELIKEYAGKDPVKIAVAYSDNYEEVLEISQEVKNTLNITDFYMGFFSCTILSHIGPGSWGIIAFKEV from the coding sequence ATGATTAAAATTGTAACTGATAGTACTGCTGCGCTTCCTAAAGAATATGTAGAAAAATACGACGTAACGGTTGTACCACTAAAAGTTGCTTTTGGAGATGAAGTTTATAGAGATGGAGTAGATATTACCCCTGAAATATTTTTCAAAAAGGTAAAAGAGAGTACTGTTTTTCCTAAAACCTCTCAGCCTTCTGTGGAAGAATTTTATCAAGCTTATCAAAATATTTTTGAGAAACATCCAGATACTGAGGCAATAATTTCTATTCATATTTCAGCAAAGTTAAGTGGAACTGTGGGATCTGCTAATGCTGCAAGGGAAATTCATCCTCAAAAAGATAAGATATTTGTTGTTGATTCAAAACTTACAGAACTTGCTCTTGGTGTTGTGGTAATTGAACTTGCAAAGGCTATAGAGAAAGGTGCAAAAGTAGATGATCTTATAAATCTTGCTGAGAAATTGTATCTAAATAGCAATATAAAATTTACGGTAGACACTTTGGAGTATCTCTATAGAGGTGGGAGAATTGGGGCAGCTCAAGCATGGATGGGAAGCATCCTGCAAATTAAACCCATCTTGGAATTGAGAGAAGGGGCTATTGAACCAGTGGAAAGGGTAAGAACTAAGCAAAAATTAAGGGCAAGAATTATTGAGCTTATTAAGGAATATGCAGGGAAAGATCCTGTAAAAATTGCTGTTGCTTACTCAGACAATTATGAAGAAGTCTTAGAGATATCTCAAGAGGTAAAAAATACTCTCAATATTACTGATTTTTATATGGGATTCTTTAGCTGTACTATTCTTTCTCATATTGGTCCTGGCTCCTGGGGAATAATAGCTTTTAAAGAAGTTTAA